The proteins below are encoded in one region of Nocardioides marmorisolisilvae:
- a CDS encoding RNA-binding S4 domain-containing protein codes for MADVPIRDESIRLGQFLKLADLIDSGSDAKHLLLEGVVRVNGEQETRRGRQLHPGDVVDVSGRQARVTTR; via the coding sequence ATGGCCGACGTACCGATCCGCGACGAGTCGATCCGGCTCGGTCAGTTCCTCAAGCTGGCCGACCTGATCGACTCCGGCTCCGACGCCAAGCACCTGCTGCTCGAGGGCGTCGTCCGGGTCAACGGTGAGCAGGAGACGCGGCGCGGCCGACAGCTGCACCCCGGCGACGTGGTGGACGTGAGCGGCCGGCAGGCCCGCGTCACGACGCGCTGA
- a CDS encoding CBS domain-containing protein: MKISEVIAGKASQQVVTISPDATVRDLIALLAEHNIGAVIVSTDGSSVDGIVSERDVVRKLHGDDSVLGAAVSAIMTPSVRSVAPGDSLDETRRLMTERRFRHVPVVEDGVLRGIVSIGDVVKAHIDQIEFERDQLDSYVHQT, translated from the coding sequence ATGAAGATCAGCGAGGTCATCGCCGGCAAGGCGAGTCAGCAGGTCGTCACCATCTCCCCCGACGCCACCGTGCGCGACCTGATCGCCCTGCTCGCCGAGCACAACATCGGCGCCGTGATCGTCTCGACCGACGGCTCATCGGTGGACGGCATCGTCAGCGAGCGCGACGTCGTACGCAAGCTGCACGGCGACGACTCCGTGCTGGGCGCCGCGGTCTCAGCGATCATGACCCCCTCGGTGCGCAGCGTCGCACCCGGCGACAGCCTCGACGAGACCCGACGACTGATGACCGAGCGCCGGTTCCGGCACGTGCCCGTCGTCGAGGACGGCGTCCTGCGCGGCATCGTCAGCATCGGCGACGTGGTCAAGGCGCACATCGACCAGATCGAGTTCGAGCGCGATCAGCTCGACTCCTACGTGCATCAGACCTGA
- a CDS encoding FKBP-type peptidyl-prolyl cis-trans isomerase, whose protein sequence is MTAEKPEVDPHLGDAPTDLEVTDLREGDGAEAKPGQTVSVHYVGVAHSSGEEFDASYNRGAPLQFRLGVGQVISGWDTGVQGMKVGGRRRLVIPPHLGYGDRGAGGVIKPGETLIFVVDLIDVS, encoded by the coding sequence ATGACTGCTGAGAAGCCCGAGGTCGACCCCCATCTGGGCGACGCGCCCACCGACCTGGAGGTCACCGACCTGCGGGAGGGCGACGGCGCCGAGGCCAAGCCGGGCCAAACCGTTTCGGTCCACTACGTCGGGGTCGCGCACTCCAGCGGCGAGGAGTTCGACGCGTCGTACAACCGGGGCGCCCCGCTCCAGTTCCGGCTCGGTGTCGGCCAGGTGATCTCCGGGTGGGACACCGGCGTGCAGGGCATGAAGGTCGGCGGCCGGCGCCGGCTGGTGATCCCGCCGCACCTCGGGTACGGCGACCGCGGTGCCGGTGGCGTGATCAAGCCCGGCGAGACCCTGATCTTCGTCGTCGACCTGATCGACGTCAGCTGA